One Entomomonas asaccharolytica DNA segment encodes these proteins:
- the rpsP gene encoding 30S ribosomal protein S16: MVTIRLARGGSKKRPFYYISVTDSRNARDGRFIERVGFFNPIAAGGEVRLNVDQERVAYWKSQGAQISDRVASLLKEAAKTAA, encoded by the coding sequence ATGGTAACTATTCGTTTAGCACGTGGCGGCTCTAAAAAGCGTCCTTTTTATTATATTTCTGTAACTGACAGCCGTAATGCACGTGATGGTCGTTTCATTGAGCGTGTAGGTTTCTTTAACCCAATCGCTGCTGGTGGTGAAGTAAGATTAAACGTTGATCAAGAGCGTGTTGCTTACTGGAAAAGCCAAGGTGCACAAATTTCTGATCGCGTTGCTAGCTTATTAAAGGAAGCTGCTAAAACTGCTGCTTAA